Proteins found in one Epinephelus fuscoguttatus linkage group LG4, E.fuscoguttatus.final_Chr_v1 genomic segment:
- the cdkn1bb gene encoding cyclin-dependent kinase inhibitor 1Bb, which translates to MSDVRLSNGSPTLERTDSRVSEHPKPSACRNLFGSVDHEELKRDLKGHLREMEEAASAKWDFDFASHTPLAHGRLEWELVDCRNVPSFYNRQPRREKGVCSAGNNNVDLNGNHNCVVVAASEDTDRADGQMECTEQCTGLRKRPACHDPSAQNKRSHTSSEEVTRPSLGHSTEHTPRKTSPKRQT; encoded by the exons ATGTCAGATGTTCGACTATCAAACGGGAGCCCGACTCTGGAGCGGACGGACTCCCGGGTGTCGGAGCACCCGAAGCCGTCAGCTTGCAGGAACCTCTTCGGCTCGGTGGACCACGAAGAGTTAAAGAGggatttaaagggacacttgCGGGAGATGGAAGAGGCTGCCTCCGCCAAGTGGGACTTCGACTTCGCCAGTCACACGCCGCTGGCTCACGGCAGGCTGGAGTGGGAATTAGTGGATTGTAGAAACGTCCCGAGCTTCTACAACAGGCAGCCGCGGAGGGAGAAGGGCGTCTGCTCCGCTGGGAATAACAATGTGGATCTAAATGGGAATCATAATTGTGTTGTTGTGGCTGCGAGCGAAGACACCGACAGGGCGGACGGGCAGATGGAGTGCACGGAGCAGTGCACCGGGCTGAGGAAAAGACCTGCATGTCACG ACCCCTCGGCCCAAAATAAGAGGTCACACACCAGCTCAGAGGAGGTTACTCGTCCAAGCCTGGGCCactccacagaacacacacccAGAAAGACCAGTCCCAAGAGGCAAACGTGA